Proteins found in one Massilia sp. H6 genomic segment:
- the xth gene encoding exodeoxyribonuclease III yields MKIATWNVNSLKVRLPHLLTWLQANPVDVLCLQETKLTDDKFPLAAINAAGYEVVFSGQKTYNGVAILSRHPIEDVQKNNPRFDDEQQRLIAATIQGMRIICAYVVNGQEIGSEKFAYKMAWLAGLQEWVADEMRMHPQLAVLGDYNIAPQACDVHDPAEWENHIHFTPPERDALQAFMALGLADAFRLFEQPEKQYSWWDYRQMAFRRNRGLRIDHILLSRALAERCTACHIDRETRKWEQPSDHAPVVATLSD; encoded by the coding sequence ATGAAGATCGCTACCTGGAACGTCAATTCGCTCAAGGTCCGCCTGCCGCACCTGCTTACCTGGCTGCAAGCCAATCCGGTCGACGTTCTCTGCCTTCAGGAGACCAAGCTTACCGACGATAAGTTCCCGCTGGCCGCCATCAATGCGGCCGGCTACGAAGTGGTGTTCAGTGGCCAGAAAACTTATAACGGCGTGGCGATCCTGTCGCGGCACCCGATCGAAGATGTACAAAAGAATAATCCGCGCTTCGACGACGAGCAGCAGCGCCTGATCGCCGCCACGATTCAAGGCATGCGCATCATCTGTGCCTACGTCGTCAATGGTCAGGAAATTGGCAGCGAGAAATTTGCCTACAAGATGGCGTGGCTGGCCGGGCTGCAGGAATGGGTCGCCGACGAAATGCGCATGCACCCCCAATTGGCGGTGCTGGGTGACTACAACATCGCACCGCAAGCGTGCGACGTGCACGACCCGGCAGAATGGGAAAACCATATCCATTTCACGCCGCCCGAGCGCGACGCGCTACAGGCTTTCATGGCGCTCGGACTGGCCGATGCGTTCCGGCTGTTCGAACAGCCCGAGAAGCAGTACAGCTGGTGGGACTACCGGCAGATGGCCTTTCGCCGCAACCGCGGGCTGCGCATCGACCACATTTTGCTTTCCCGAGCGCTGGCCGAGCGCTGCACCGCCTGCCACATCGACCGCGAGACCCGCAAATGGGAGCAGCCATCCGACCACGCGCCCGTGGTCGCGACACTCTCGGACTAG
- a CDS encoding DUF1653 domain-containing protein, with the protein MIRYRHYKGGVYELVCEAVLEADHTPVMVYRGADGAVWVRPRDDFFDTVMVDGASMPRFSSMPSAPRG; encoded by the coding sequence TTGATCCGATACCGCCATTACAAGGGCGGTGTCTACGAGCTGGTGTGCGAAGCCGTGCTGGAAGCCGATCACACGCCGGTGATGGTCTACCGCGGCGCCGATGGCGCCGTGTGGGTGCGCCCCCGCGATGATTTTTTCGACACTGTCATGGTCGACGGGGCGAGCATGCCGCGTTTTTCGTCCATGCCTAGCGCCCCCCGCGGCTAA
- a CDS encoding leucyl aminopeptidase has translation MDFSIKAFDTKNTLSAAKAGVLAVAVFENKKLSQAAQALDANGDITAALKSGDISGKAGSTLLLRGVTGVAAARVLLVGMGNDANVSEKSFSSAVGAALKVFGTLGSQDAIIAFPATDVKDRDINWALRAMVIAANETEHRTDTQKSKKDPAVAGVRKITIAVDGATTASALKSTLAQAVAISNGMALTKELGNLSPNICTPTYLATTARGLADEFGFDIEVLERKQLEALKMGSFLSVAKGSDEAPKFIVLKHMGGNKKDAPVVLVGKGITFDTGGISLKAGPGMDEMKYDMCGAGSVLGTFRAIGEMGLKLNVIGIVAACENMPSGRASKPGDIVTSMNGLTIEILNTDAEGRLILCDALTYAERFKPAVVVDIATLTGACIVALGHHTSGLFTRHDEASDALAEELMDAGKQAGDVAWRFPLGEIYNEQLKSNFADLANIGSPGAASITAACFLENFTRKYTWAHLDIAGTAWKSGAAKGATGRPVPLLTTFLMNRV, from the coding sequence ATGGACTTTAGCATAAAAGCATTCGACACCAAGAACACCCTGAGCGCCGCAAAAGCCGGCGTGCTGGCAGTGGCTGTGTTCGAAAACAAGAAGCTGTCGCAAGCTGCGCAGGCGCTCGACGCCAACGGCGACATCACTGCGGCGCTCAAGTCCGGCGACATCAGCGGCAAGGCCGGTTCGACCCTGCTGCTGCGCGGCGTAACGGGCGTAGCTGCTGCGCGCGTACTGCTGGTCGGCATGGGCAATGATGCAAACGTGAGCGAGAAGAGTTTCAGCAGCGCCGTCGGCGCCGCCCTGAAAGTATTCGGCACCCTCGGCAGCCAGGACGCCATTATCGCATTCCCGGCCACGGATGTGAAAGACCGCGATATCAACTGGGCACTGCGGGCGATGGTCATCGCGGCCAACGAGACCGAACACCGTACCGATACGCAAAAGAGCAAGAAAGACCCTGCCGTGGCCGGCGTGCGCAAGATCACCATCGCGGTCGATGGCGCCACCACCGCGAGCGCGCTCAAGTCGACGCTGGCGCAGGCCGTGGCGATCTCGAACGGCATGGCGCTGACCAAGGAACTGGGCAACCTGTCGCCGAACATCTGCACCCCGACCTACCTGGCCACGACCGCGCGCGGCCTGGCCGACGAATTCGGCTTCGACATCGAAGTGCTGGAGCGCAAGCAGCTCGAGGCGCTGAAGATGGGCAGCTTCCTGTCGGTAGCCAAGGGCAGCGACGAAGCGCCGAAGTTCATCGTGCTCAAGCACATGGGCGGTAACAAGAAAGATGCGCCGGTGGTCCTGGTCGGCAAGGGCATCACCTTCGACACCGGTGGCATTTCGCTCAAGGCTGGCCCCGGCATGGACGAGATGAAATACGACATGTGCGGCGCCGGTTCGGTGCTGGGCACCTTCCGCGCGATCGGCGAGATGGGCCTGAAGCTCAACGTCATCGGCATCGTGGCGGCCTGCGAGAACATGCCCTCGGGCCGCGCCTCGAAGCCGGGCGACATCGTCACGTCGATGAACGGCTTGACCATCGAGATCCTCAACACCGACGCCGAAGGCCGGCTGATCCTGTGCGATGCACTGACCTATGCCGAGCGCTTCAAGCCGGCGGTCGTGGTCGACATCGCTACCCTGACCGGCGCCTGCATCGTCGCGCTGGGCCACCACACCAGCGGCCTGTTCACCCGCCATGACGAGGCGAGCGACGCACTGGCCGAAGAGCTGATGGACGCAGGCAAGCAGGCCGGCGACGTCGCCTGGCGCTTCCCGCTCGGCGAGATCTACAACGAGCAGCTCAAGTCGAATTTCGCCGACCTGGCCAACATTGGCAGCCCGGGAGCCGCGTCGATCACCGCCGCCTGCTTCCTGGAAAACTTCACCCGCAAATACACCTGGGCTCACCTGGATATCGCAGGCACGGCCTGGAAATCGGGCGCCGCCAAGGGCGCGACCGGGCGTCCGGTGCCGCTGCTGACGACCTTCCTGATGAACCGGGTCTGA
- the lptF gene encoding LPS export ABC transporter permease LptF produces the protein MIFRRALQRELLSSAGATFTVLFTVLVTWTLISVLGKAAGGKVASSDVLALIGFAILNYLPTILTLTTFISVLVAVTRSYRDSEMVVWFASGMSLRRWIRPVLTFGLPVMLAVGVLSLYVAPWAALKRAEFVERFQKREDLKRVAPGQFRESSSADRVFFVERSTAGATVVQNVFVNSNDGKGSSIVVAKEGVIESDGQGGQYLVLTNGRRYQGTPGQADFQSMEFERYKMRVATRVPVLGTETPTNALPTSVLIQLDHQWARAELLGRMSAPIVCLVLMLLAIPLGFVNPRAGSSANMILALLIFFTYNNLAKMMENSVKRGKLEFAVAWWPLHLAAALTVLALFAWRLNVNHRWHPLVLLNAWKRRRHIKPGSPAASPLAGAQSE, from the coding sequence ATGATCTTTCGACGCGCCCTGCAACGTGAATTACTCAGTTCGGCCGGGGCCACCTTCACGGTGCTGTTCACCGTCCTTGTTACCTGGACCCTGATTTCCGTCCTCGGCAAGGCCGCCGGCGGCAAGGTTGCATCAAGCGACGTGCTGGCCCTGATCGGTTTTGCGATCCTGAATTATCTGCCAACCATCCTCACGCTCACCACCTTTATTTCGGTGCTGGTGGCGGTGACGCGCAGCTACCGCGATTCCGAAATGGTCGTGTGGTTCGCCTCGGGCATGTCGCTGCGGCGCTGGATCCGTCCGGTGCTCACCTTCGGCTTGCCGGTGATGCTCGCGGTGGGCGTGCTGTCGCTGTATGTGGCGCCCTGGGCCGCGCTCAAGCGCGCCGAATTCGTCGAGCGCTTCCAGAAGCGCGAAGACCTCAAGCGCGTGGCCCCCGGCCAGTTCCGCGAATCCTCGTCTGCCGACCGCGTGTTCTTCGTCGAGCGCTCCACTGCCGGCGCCACCGTGGTGCAGAACGTGTTCGTCAATTCCAACGACGGCAAGGGCAGTTCGATCGTGGTCGCCAAGGAAGGCGTGATCGAGTCCGACGGCCAGGGTGGCCAGTACCTGGTGCTGACCAACGGCCGCCGCTACCAGGGCACGCCGGGGCAGGCCGATTTCCAGTCGATGGAATTCGAGCGCTACAAGATGCGCGTAGCCACCAGGGTGCCGGTGCTCGGCACCGAGACGCCGACCAATGCGCTGCCTACCTCGGTGCTGATCCAGCTCGACCACCAATGGGCGCGCGCCGAACTGCTCGGGCGCATGTCGGCGCCGATCGTTTGCCTGGTACTGATGCTGCTGGCAATTCCGCTCGGCTTCGTGAACCCGCGTGCCGGCAGTTCGGCCAACATGATCTTGGCGCTGCTGATCTTTTTCACCTATAACAACCTGGCCAAGATGATGGAAAACAGCGTCAAGCGCGGCAAGCTCGAATTCGCAGTAGCCTGGTGGCCGCTGCACCTGGCGGCCGCGCTGACGGTGCTGGCGCTGTTTGCCTGGCGCCTGAACGTCAACCATCGCTGGCATCCGCTGGTGCTGCTCAATGCCTGGAAGCGGCGCCGCCATATCAAGCCAGGATCGCCGGCTGCATCGCCGCTGGCAGGGGCGCAGTCAGAATGA
- the lptG gene encoding LPS export ABC transporter permease LptG yields the protein MKILQRYFAVSILQAVAFVLVAFLALISFMDLTGELPSVGKGGYEMQHALLYVLLLVPGNVYQVMPVAALIGTIYTMSQFASSSEFTIMRASSMSTRMAAWMLFRVGIVLVLITFVFGELITPRTAPLAERVRLAAKGSTVSAEFRSGMWTKDSVHENGVKGPVIGTRFFNVRQIGPDGQLVDVRLYEFDANMRMRALITAKGGTYSGNNTWRLTQVSETTFSNSRTLPAPGSPVPQGQSIQATFGQDTAAVATRTLASMDLASEITPKILSVSRSEPGRMSANELAVYTKHLAENRQETERFKTAFWKKIIDPLSILVLMALALPFAYLHTRSGGVSLKIFVGIMIGVSFLLLNALFAHLGVLTTLPAFFTAAAPSTLFLLLALGALWWVERH from the coding sequence ATGAAGATCTTGCAACGCTATTTCGCGGTCAGCATCTTGCAGGCCGTGGCCTTCGTGCTGGTCGCCTTCCTGGCCTTGATCTCATTCATGGACCTGACCGGCGAGCTGCCCTCGGTGGGCAAGGGCGGCTACGAGATGCAGCACGCGCTGCTGTACGTGCTGCTGCTGGTGCCGGGCAACGTCTACCAGGTGATGCCGGTGGCGGCGCTGATCGGCACCATCTACACGATGTCGCAATTCGCATCGAGCTCCGAGTTCACCATCATGCGCGCCTCGTCGATGTCGACGCGGATGGCGGCCTGGATGCTGTTCCGGGTCGGGATCGTGCTGGTGCTGATTACCTTCGTGTTTGGCGAGCTGATCACGCCGCGCACGGCGCCGCTGGCCGAGCGGGTGCGCCTGGCGGCCAAGGGATCGACCGTGTCGGCTGAATTTCGCTCCGGGATGTGGACCAAGGACAGCGTGCACGAGAACGGCGTCAAGGGCCCGGTGATCGGTACCCGCTTCTTCAACGTGCGCCAGATCGGTCCCGACGGCCAGCTGGTCGACGTGCGCCTGTACGAGTTCGACGCCAACATGCGCATGCGCGCCCTGATCACGGCCAAGGGCGGCACCTACAGCGGCAACAATACCTGGCGCCTGACGCAGGTGAGCGAGACCACCTTCTCGAACAGCCGCACGCTGCCCGCGCCGGGCAGCCCGGTGCCGCAGGGGCAGAGCATCCAGGCCACCTTCGGCCAGGACACCGCCGCCGTCGCCACGCGCACCCTGGCCAGCATGGACCTGGCCTCGGAGATCACCCCCAAGATCCTGTCGGTGTCGCGCTCCGAGCCCGGGCGCATGTCGGCCAACGAGCTGGCGGTCTACACCAAGCACCTGGCCGAGAACCGCCAGGAGACCGAACGCTTCAAGACCGCGTTCTGGAAGAAGATCATCGATCCGCTGTCGATCCTGGTATTGATGGCGCTGGCGCTGCCCTTCGCCTACCTGCATACCCGCAGCGGCGGCGTCAGCCTCAAGATTTTCGTCGGCATCATGATCGGCGTGAGTTTCCTGCTGCTTAACGCGCTGTTTGCCCACCTTGGTGTGCTGACCACGCTGCCGGCTTTCTTCACGGCCGCCGCGCCGAGTACCCTGTTCCTGCTGCTGGCGCTCGGCGCCCTGTGGTGGGTGGAGCGACACTGA
- a CDS encoding sirohydrochlorin chelatase — protein sequence MTRALVLFAHGARAASWAAPFERLRDAAQARLPDCRVTLAFLELMEPRLPATVDALVQEGVDDISVVPVFLGQGGHLLRDLPELAAAIRAQYPHLRLQVAGAIGEDPGVQAAMTEYCVRSLG from the coding sequence ATGACCCGTGCCCTTGTCCTGTTTGCCCATGGCGCCCGCGCTGCGTCCTGGGCGGCGCCGTTCGAGCGCCTGCGCGACGCCGCCCAGGCGCGCCTGCCCGATTGCCGCGTCACGCTGGCCTTCCTCGAACTGATGGAGCCGCGCCTGCCGGCCACGGTCGATGCGCTGGTGCAGGAGGGTGTCGACGACATCAGCGTGGTGCCGGTGTTCCTGGGGCAGGGCGGGCACCTGCTGCGCGATTTGCCCGAGCTGGCCGCCGCCATCCGCGCGCAGTACCCGCACCTGCGCCTGCAGGTGGCCGGCGCGATCGGCGAAGACCCGGGCGTGCAGGCTGCGATGACGGAGTATTGCGTGCGCTCGCTGGGCTGA
- the cobA gene encoding uroporphyrinogen-III C-methyltransferase — MAALGKVYLVGAGPGAADLITVRGARLLAQADVVLYDALVIPEMLELCRGAHLIPVGKRSGQRSVAQTIINQQLVECAGKYRLIVRLKGGDPMLFGRADEELRALEAAGIEVAIVPGITTAVAAAAAARQPLTKRGIARSVAFFTSSTAPDHPEHPALPETDTLVQYMGGREAAATAERLLADGRRPDLPVVVVENCSRADERILRLSLAELARGLEPGHGPVLVMLGEALALREHQPR, encoded by the coding sequence ATGGCGGCACTGGGAAAAGTCTATCTGGTTGGCGCCGGTCCGGGCGCCGCAGACCTCATCACGGTACGCGGTGCGCGCCTGCTGGCCCAGGCCGACGTCGTGCTCTACGACGCCCTGGTGATCCCCGAGATGCTGGAGCTGTGCCGCGGCGCCCACCTGATCCCGGTCGGCAAGCGCTCGGGCCAGCGCTCGGTGGCGCAAACCATCATCAACCAGCAGCTGGTCGAGTGCGCCGGCAAGTACCGGCTGATCGTGCGCCTGAAAGGCGGCGACCCGATGCTGTTCGGGCGCGCCGACGAAGAGCTGCGCGCGCTGGAGGCGGCCGGTATCGAGGTCGCCATTGTTCCCGGCATTACCACGGCAGTGGCCGCGGCGGCGGCGGCCAGGCAGCCCCTGACCAAGCGCGGCATCGCCCGCAGCGTCGCTTTTTTCACGTCGAGCACCGCGCCCGACCATCCCGAACATCCAGCCCTTCCCGAGACCGACACCCTGGTGCAGTACATGGGCGGGCGCGAAGCCGCGGCCACCGCAGAACGCCTGCTGGCCGACGGCCGGCGCCCGGACTTGCCGGTGGTTGTGGTCGAGAACTGCAGCCGCGCCGACGAGCGCATCCTGCGCCTGAGCCTGGCAGAGCTGGCGCGCGGGCTGGAACCGGGCCATGGTCCGGTGCTCGTGATGCTGGGCGAGGCGCTGGCGCTGCGCGAGCATCAGCCCCGGTAG
- a CDS encoding sulfate adenylyltransferase subunit 1 has translation MNVMTEQLHQSGMLRFITAGSVDDGKSTLIGRLLFDSKGIFADQLAAVSRSKHKRTVGDTIDLSLLTDGLEAEREQGITIDVAYRYFATPKRKFIIADTPGHEQYTRNMVTGASTADAVIILVDVSKVKLGDDGSVELLVQTKRHSTIAKLLQIEHVIVAVNKMDLVGYDQAIYDRIVAAYGAFAASLGLKDVTALPMSALGGDNVVSLSDNMPWYQGPTLIALLESLSVYDEAHAAPLRFPVQLVARHNGHEANDFRGYMGRIESGQVAVGDKLVVQPSGQSATVKDIVTFDGSLLSASAGQSVTLLLDEYLDISRGDLLASREQPATLLKQVVADLCWMSDEPLDLRRKYWIKHGTRQTGAKLTRIDSILDVNTQQRHAAEGLTLNDIARVHLNVQQPLAADAYADNRALGAFILIDEVTHQTVAAGMIRLD, from the coding sequence ATGAACGTCATGACTGAACAGCTCCATCAAAGCGGCATGCTGCGCTTCATTACCGCCGGCTCGGTCGACGATGGCAAGAGTACCCTGATCGGCCGCCTGCTGTTCGACAGCAAGGGCATCTTTGCCGACCAGCTGGCGGCCGTCTCGCGCTCGAAGCACAAGCGCACCGTGGGCGACACCATCGACCTGTCGCTGCTGACCGACGGCCTGGAGGCCGAGCGCGAGCAAGGCATCACGATCGACGTGGCCTACCGCTATTTCGCCACGCCCAAGCGCAAATTCATCATTGCCGACACGCCGGGCCACGAGCAGTACACCCGCAATATGGTCACCGGCGCCTCGACGGCCGACGCCGTGATCATCCTGGTGGACGTGTCGAAGGTAAAACTGGGCGACGATGGCAGTGTCGAGTTGCTGGTGCAGACCAAGCGCCATTCGACCATCGCCAAGCTGCTGCAGATCGAGCACGTGATCGTGGCCGTCAACAAGATGGACCTGGTGGGATATGACCAGGCCATCTACGACCGCATCGTCGCGGCCTACGGCGCATTCGCCGCCTCGCTCGGCCTGAAAGACGTGACCGCCTTGCCGATGTCGGCGCTGGGCGGCGACAACGTGGTCAGCCTGTCCGACAACATGCCGTGGTACCAGGGCCCGACCCTGATCGCGCTGCTCGAGTCGCTGTCGGTCTACGACGAAGCGCATGCCGCGCCCTTGCGCTTTCCGGTGCAGCTGGTGGCACGCCACAATGGCCACGAAGCGAACGACTTCCGTGGCTACATGGGGCGTATCGAATCGGGACAGGTAGCCGTTGGCGACAAGCTGGTGGTGCAGCCGTCCGGCCAGAGCGCTACCGTGAAAGACATCGTGACCTTCGACGGCTCGCTGCTGTCGGCATCGGCCGGCCAGTCGGTCACGCTGCTGCTCGACGAATACCTCGACATCTCGCGCGGCGACCTGCTGGCCAGCCGCGAGCAGCCGGCTACCCTGCTCAAGCAGGTGGTGGCAGACCTGTGCTGGATGTCGGACGAGCCGCTCGACCTGCGCCGCAAGTACTGGATCAAGCACGGCACCCGCCAGACCGGCGCCAAGCTCACCCGCATCGATAGCATCCTGGACGTCAACACCCAGCAGCGCCATGCGGCCGAGGGCTTGACGCTCAACGATATCGCGCGCGTGCACCTGAACGTCCAGCAGCCGCTGGCGGCCGACGCCTATGCCGACAACCGCGCCCTCGGTGCGTTCATCCTGATCGACGAAGTCACGCACCAGACCGTTGCAGCGGGTATGATCCGTCTGGATTGA
- the cysD gene encoding sulfate adenylyltransferase subunit CysD yields the protein MTTVFDNPGVLSAVNARHLDALESEAIHILREVAAECANPALLFSGGKDSVVLLRLAEKAFRPGKFPFPLVHIDTGHNFDEVIAFRDARVAELGERLIVGSVEDSIGRGTVRLRNPATDSRNSAQAITLLETIAAHGFDACIGGARRDEEKARAKERIFSFRDEFGQWDPKAQRPELWDLYNTRVHPGENMRVFPISNWTELDVWQYIAREQLALPPIYFAHERQVIPRSGLLVPLTPLTPARDGETVETRTVRFRTVGDISCTCPVASHASTVEHIIAETAVTDITERGATRMDDQTSEASMEKRKKQGYF from the coding sequence ATGACGACAGTATTCGACAATCCGGGCGTGCTCAGCGCCGTCAACGCGCGTCACCTCGACGCCCTGGAATCCGAAGCCATCCACATCCTGCGCGAAGTGGCCGCCGAATGCGCCAACCCTGCGCTGCTGTTCTCCGGCGGCAAGGATTCCGTCGTGCTGCTGCGCCTGGCTGAAAAGGCTTTTCGCCCCGGCAAATTCCCCTTCCCGCTGGTCCACATCGACACCGGCCACAATTTCGACGAAGTCATCGCCTTTCGCGATGCGCGCGTGGCAGAACTGGGCGAGCGCCTGATCGTCGGCTCGGTCGAAGACTCGATCGGGCGCGGCACCGTGCGCCTGCGTAATCCGGCGACCGACTCGCGCAACTCGGCCCAGGCCATCACGCTGCTGGAAACCATCGCCGCGCACGGTTTCGACGCCTGCATCGGCGGCGCCCGGCGCGACGAAGAAAAAGCGCGCGCCAAGGAACGCATTTTCTCTTTCCGCGACGAGTTCGGCCAATGGGACCCGAAAGCCCAGCGCCCGGAACTGTGGGACCTGTATAACACTCGCGTGCACCCGGGCGAGAACATGCGCGTGTTTCCCATCTCGAATTGGACCGAACTGGACGTGTGGCAGTACATCGCCCGTGAACAGCTGGCGCTGCCACCGATCTATTTTGCGCACGAGCGCCAGGTGATCCCGCGCTCCGGCCTGCTGGTGCCGCTCACGCCGCTGACGCCGGCGCGCGACGGCGAGACGGTGGAAACCCGCACCGTGCGTTTCCGGACCGTGGGCGACATCTCCTGCACCTGTCCGGTGGCCTCGCACGCCAGTACGGTCGAGCACATCATCGCCGAAACCGCCGTGACCGACATCACCGAGCGCGGTGCCACCCGGATGGACGACCAGACCTCCGAAGCCTCGATGGAAAAACGCAAGAAGCAAGGATATTTCTGA
- a CDS encoding phosphoadenylyl-sulfate reductase translates to MSELLQRVAETQAILARIARDFSPAVFASSLAAEDMVLTDLILTAGLPIGIFSLETGRLHAETLAMLDQVRATYGHEIALFRPQPEAVAAYVANNGLNAFYDSVEMRKQCCRIRKVEPLGRALAGKRAWITGQRRAQSSTRSELAVQEFDAAHDTQKFNPLADWSEDNVWDYLRSNNVPYNALHDRGFPSIGCEPCTRAVQPGEDLRAGRWWWEQPESKECGLHVVDGKLIRMTSVAG, encoded by the coding sequence ATGAGCGAACTCCTCCAGCGCGTCGCAGAAACCCAGGCCATCCTGGCGCGCATCGCGCGCGATTTCTCGCCCGCCGTATTCGCGTCGAGCCTGGCAGCTGAAGACATGGTGCTCACCGATCTGATCTTGACGGCAGGGCTGCCGATCGGGATCTTCTCGCTCGAGACCGGCCGCCTGCACGCGGAAACCCTTGCCATGCTGGATCAGGTGCGCGCGACCTATGGCCACGAGATCGCCCTGTTCCGCCCCCAGCCAGAAGCGGTCGCCGCCTATGTGGCGAACAACGGCCTGAACGCCTTTTACGACAGCGTCGAGATGCGCAAGCAATGCTGTCGCATCCGCAAGGTCGAGCCGCTGGGGCGCGCCCTGGCCGGCAAGCGGGCCTGGATCACTGGCCAGCGCCGGGCCCAGTCGAGCACCCGGTCAGAGCTGGCGGTGCAAGAGTTCGATGCCGCCCACGACACCCAGAAATTCAATCCCCTGGCCGACTGGTCGGAAGATAACGTCTGGGATTACCTGCGCAGCAACAATGTGCCGTACAACGCCCTGCACGACCGCGGCTTCCCGTCGATCGGCTGCGAGCCCTGCACCCGCGCGGTCCAGCCGGGCGAGGACCTGCGCGCCGGGCGCTGGTGGTGGGAGCAGCCCGAATCGAAGGAATGCGGCCTGCACGTGGTCGACGGCAAACTTATTCGCATGACCTCCGTGGCTGGGTAA
- a CDS encoding DUF934 domain-containing protein: MPNLDQHPQVIKGRAVVDDDWSVLRLAEGESAETVALPDGKLIVPLAVWLSRRESLLRRAERAELGVWLAGDEAAGAIKDDLGRFAVIAVDFPKFTDGRGYSTAFNLRKRLGYTGELRAIGDVLRDQLWPLSRVGFDAFATRQDRSIHDALKGLTVFSETYQASIDQPEPLFRRAPRGTPPALTDLGAGI; encoded by the coding sequence ATGCCTAATCTGGACCAACACCCGCAGGTCATCAAGGGCCGCGCCGTGGTCGACGACGACTGGAGCGTGCTGCGCCTGGCCGAGGGCGAGTCGGCGGAAACCGTCGCGCTCCCGGACGGCAAGCTGATCGTGCCGCTGGCCGTCTGGCTGTCACGGCGCGAGTCTTTGCTCCGGCGTGCCGAGCGCGCCGAGCTCGGGGTCTGGCTGGCGGGCGACGAAGCCGCTGGCGCCATCAAGGACGATCTTGGCCGCTTTGCCGTGATCGCGGTGGACTTCCCGAAGTTTACCGATGGCCGCGGCTATTCGACCGCTTTCAACCTGCGCAAGCGGCTTGGCTATACCGGCGAGCTGCGCGCCATCGGCGACGTCTTGCGTGACCAGCTGTGGCCGCTGTCGCGGGTCGGCTTCGACGCCTTCGCTACCCGCCAGGACCGCAGCATCCATGATGCGCTCAAGGGCCTGACCGTGTTCTCGGAAACCTACCAGGCATCAATCGACCAGCCCGAGCCGCTGTTCCGGCGCGCGCCGCGTGGCACGCCGCCGGCGCTCACCGATCTTGGTGCAGGCATCTGA